Proteins encoded in a region of the Ornithodoros turicata isolate Travis chromosome 3, ASM3712646v1, whole genome shotgun sequence genome:
- the LOC135388825 gene encoding tRNA-uridine aminocarboxypropyltransferase 2-like isoform X1 produces the protein MSDHDISAFFNELSNITADLPCKRELCAKCRRPVAVCWCAYLPSSPLQVACKVIILQHPGEVKRNLRTAPMLEAALAADKCVTFRGRRFSWERQGAFQDTVSGSLRDTLVLYPGPDAQDIETLPTVVERSGCGYNLIVLDGTWSQARSLFFNSPQLHGLKQVQINPNKTSDYVIRTQPTQECLSTVETVAYALSVLEDKPELQEVLTRPLHALCQFQLQHGAVTHHSKEFLIQNGMYKKPLPRRIVHRLARNEDLKDALR, from the exons ATGAGCGACCACGACATCAGTGCCTTCTTTAACGAACTAAGCAACATAACAGCAGACCTTCCATGCAAACGGGAACTTTGTGCAAAATGCAG GCGTCCCGTTGCTGTTTGCTGGTGCGCTTACCTTCCCAGTTCTCCACTGCAAGTGGCGTGTAAAGTAATTATTCTCCAGCATCCAGGCGAG GTCAAAAGAAACCTGCGTACTGCCCCTATGCTCGAAGCAGCACTGGCTGCGGACAAGTGCGTTACTTTTCGAGGCAGACGTTTCTCGTGGGAACGTCAAGGTGCATTTCAAGACACCGTCAGTGGGTCCTTAAGAGACACTCTAGTACTCTACCCTGGTCCAGATGCTCAGGACATAGAGACATTGCCCACAGTTGTCGAGAGGTCAGGATGTGGCTATAATCTAATTGTTCTCGATGGTACGTGGTCTCAGGCAAGGTCCCTGTTCTTCAACAGCCCTCAGCTACACGGTTTAAAGCAG GTGCAGATAAACCCTAACAAGACAAGTGACTACGTTATTCGGACGCAGCCCACCCAGGAATGTTTGTCAACTGTCGAAACAGTAGCTTACGCACTTTCTGTTCTTGAAGACAAACCTGAACTTCAAGAG GTCCTTACAAGGCCACTACATGCTTTGTGCCAGTTTCAACTTCAACATGGTGCAGTTACGCACCACAGCAAAGAATTTCTCATTCAGAATGGAATGTACAAGAAGCCCCTGCCTCGCCGCATTGTGCACAGACTGGCTCGGAACGAAGACCTCAAGGATGCGCTTAGGTGA
- the LOC135388825 gene encoding tRNA-uridine aminocarboxypropyltransferase 2-like isoform X2, which translates to MSDHDISAFFNELSNITADLPCKRELCAKCRRPVAVCWCAYLPSSPLQVACKVIILQHPGEVKRNLRTAPMLEAALAADKCVTFRGRRFSWERQGAFQDTVSGSLRDTLVLYPGPDAQDIETLPTVVERSGCGYNLIVLDGTWSQARSLFFNSPQLHGLKQPTQECLSTVETVAYALSVLEDKPELQEVLTRPLHALCQFQLQHGAVTHHSKEFLIQNGMYKKPLPRRIVHRLARNEDLKDALR; encoded by the exons ATGAGCGACCACGACATCAGTGCCTTCTTTAACGAACTAAGCAACATAACAGCAGACCTTCCATGCAAACGGGAACTTTGTGCAAAATGCAG GCGTCCCGTTGCTGTTTGCTGGTGCGCTTACCTTCCCAGTTCTCCACTGCAAGTGGCGTGTAAAGTAATTATTCTCCAGCATCCAGGCGAG GTCAAAAGAAACCTGCGTACTGCCCCTATGCTCGAAGCAGCACTGGCTGCGGACAAGTGCGTTACTTTTCGAGGCAGACGTTTCTCGTGGGAACGTCAAGGTGCATTTCAAGACACCGTCAGTGGGTCCTTAAGAGACACTCTAGTACTCTACCCTGGTCCAGATGCTCAGGACATAGAGACATTGCCCACAGTTGTCGAGAGGTCAGGATGTGGCTATAATCTAATTGTTCTCGATGGTACGTGGTCTCAGGCAAGGTCCCTGTTCTTCAACAGCCCTCAGCTACACGGTTTAAAGCAG CCCACCCAGGAATGTTTGTCAACTGTCGAAACAGTAGCTTACGCACTTTCTGTTCTTGAAGACAAACCTGAACTTCAAGAG GTCCTTACAAGGCCACTACATGCTTTGTGCCAGTTTCAACTTCAACATGGTGCAGTTACGCACCACAGCAAAGAATTTCTCATTCAGAATGGAATGTACAAGAAGCCCCTGCCTCGCCGCATTGTGCACAGACTGGCTCGGAACGAAGACCTCAAGGATGCGCTTAGGTGA
- the LOC135388818 gene encoding 3'-5' RNA helicase YTHDC2-like isoform X2, whose protein sequence is MTRRGKRNVCVGEEFRIATTLALQKFRQTEEPKELEFPSSFTAEERAFIHRLCISLNLKSKSRGKGSNRYLTAYKKEGSTIVQADAGFSMGGLARQHALLLLQKFPVNARERQDLLPPTERERVLGQETRDVNRTTGRLSSGIPQVPPRCENSPLTSFRQSLPIWQYKDLIVAAVAQHQVVLVVGETGCGKTTQVPQYLLERHAEAGQPCRMICTEPRRLATVAVSERIAVERNEKLGQTVGYQIRLENRVSPKTLLTVCTNGILLRTLMGGDASMATVTHVIVDEVHERDRFSDFLLIVLRDLLPKFRNLKVVLMSATVDVQQFVKYFGGCPVIEIPTRTHEVKTYFLEDVLRLTNYMSQAMQNNKVSLQRAQTQKQQLAKWCSESASNSSVAPESGGGGGGGATSVPPGSQQRESLNSSHSKCVEDHAHLTSEMDEALHNAWISGTDEAFSQLLYYIMSENVSVDHQHSETSASALMLAAGRGKVEVLEELLALGASTTARASNDWTAFDWAQHFHQKEAAEVLMANMLTSQCGLSSLEPAVAVSEHDMSEADRDLLDLYHHSFDDDNTDLDLIMCLLQKVHMSSEEGAVLVFLAGYDDIISLKEKILSDNKVFSNDKRYVLYVLHSNIQCSEQRLVFNPTAPGVRKIVLATNIAETSITISDVMFVIDSGKVKEKMYDSLTGTTLLKTTWVSRANAIQRKGRAGRTRPGGVCFHMISRPRFRALALFQQPELLRLPLQELCLQAKLLAPPNVPIADFLARAPDPPAFLVTRAAVTLLKTIDALDPWEELTEMGLHLLDLPIEPNLGKMVLYAVVLKCLDPVLTIVCGLSVKDPFVLPAQPGQKRAAAISRRRFAADTYSDHMALLRAFQGWQKARGDNIEQQFCERHFISASTMATILRVRGQLLGQLRASGFVRARGGGDIRDLNANSDNWAVIKAALCAGSYPNLLRVDRERQQLIAQRACKVRFHTRSTLSHTPNSAHGGNVASRAATVAALPSDWLIYGEMTRVGPAAYAHVCTLVSPLTVALFAGPLRLPLDALHETQHGRLDGLAEESDSEEEEELDIQKSILKLDDWVSFKVEPESGRLALQLRQKLQALFLRRMHAPAKPWSQVDEAVVRSVVGVLTAEEQSQGIPQPPLGIGQRPRPMAPDFGSSPVGSPDSALLEMESRRPIRRPDSGTSPTSSSRGSSAATTPSRGHSEKGTSRCSDERSDTSSLRSGGSGPMSPCFSPGAGWRASGSKRFYVVKAGSQRAVDTSVATGLWSFGPGTDRKLQWALKEGKEVFLVYSVQGSGHFHGYARLLGPASTLQWQADAYGGSSGRCYFIEWCRRFNLPFQSTRHLINAWNENRKVQVSRDGQELEPGVGEALCRLWDDIPQAVPRPQVANR, encoded by the exons GAAAGGTTCCAATCGGTATTTAACAGCCTACAAGAAGGAAGGTTCCACAATAGTTCAAGCTGATGCAGGATTCTCAATGGGAGGTCTCGCACGGCAGCATGCTCTGTTGCTGCTGCAAAAGTTTCCAGTGAATGCGAGGGAGAGGCAAGACCTACTGCCACCAACCGAGCGTGAGAGAGTCCTGGGCCAAGAAA CGCGAGACGTAAATCGTACCACCGGGCGACTGAGCAGTGGAATTCCGCAAGTGCCCCCACGGTGTGAGAACTCGCCGTTGACGTCATTTCGTCAGAGCCTCCCTATTTGGCAGTACAAAGATCTCATAGTGGCAGCTGTGGCTCAACACCAAGTTGTGCTGGTTGTTGGAGAGACAGGCTGTGGGAAGACTACGCAG GTACCACAATATCTGCTGGAGCGTCATGCTGAGGCTGGTCAGCCGTGCCGTATGATCTGTACAGAACCGAGGAGGTTGGCCACAGTGGCAGTGTCGGAAAGAATTGCGGTGGAACGAAACGAAAAATTAGGGCAGACTGTCGGATACCAGATTCGTCTGGAGAACAG GGTTTCCCCGAAGACATTGTTGACTGTCTGTACAAACGGTATTCTGCTGCGAACATTAATGGGTGGAGATGCAAGCATGGCCACTGTAACTCATGTGATTGTG GATGAAGTCCACGAACGAGATCGCTTCAGCGACTTCCTGCTCATCGTGCTGAGAGATCTCCTTCCCAAATTTCGTAACCTCAAGGTCGTGCTAATGTCAGCGACTGTCGACGTTCAACAGTTTGTCAAATACTTTGGCGGGTGCCCGGTTATTGAGA TCCCAACAAGAACTCACGAAGTGAAGACTTACTTTCTGGAAGATGTACTCCGTTT AACCAATTATATGAGCCAAGCCATGCAGAACAATAAGGTGAGCCTGCAGAGAGCACAGACACAGAAGCAGCAGCTGGCAAAGTGGTGCTCCGAGAGTGCAAGCAATTCCTCCGTTGCGCCCGAgtctggaggaggaggaggaggaggagctaCATCTGTGCCTCCTGGCAGCCAACAG CGCGAGTCCCTGAACTCTTCGCACTCCAAGTGTGTTGAGGATCATGCTCACCTTACCTCGGAAATGGATGAAGCACTTCACAATGCCTGGATCTCTGGAACGGATGAAGCTTTCTCTCAACTGCTCTATTATATCATGTCAGAAAATGTCTCAG TCGACCACCAGCACAGCGAGACGAGTGCTTCGGCTCTAATGCTTGCTGCTGGAAGGGGCAAGGTCGAAGTTCTGGAAGAACTCTTAGCACTGGGTGCCAGCACAACAGCACGTGCATCCAATGACTGGACAGCTTTTGACTGGGCACAACACTTCCATCAGAAGGAAGCTGCGGAGGTTCTCATGGCCAACAT GCTGACAAGCCAGTGTGGCCTCTCGAGCCTCGAACCCGCAGTTGCAGTGTCAGAGCACGACATGAGTGAGGCAGACCGTGACTTGCTGGACCTCTACCACCACAGCTTTGATGATGATAACACTGACCTGGACCTGATCATGTGCCTCTTACAGAAGGTTCACATGAGCAGTGAAGAAG GTGCTGTCTTGGTCTTCCTGGCTGGCTATGACGACATAATCAGCCTCAAAGAGAAAATCTTGTCCGATAACAAGGTGTTCTCGAATGACAAAAG ATACGTACTGTACGTGCTTCACTCAAACATTCAATGTTCTGAGCAGCGTCTTGTCTTCAATCCAACTGCACCAGGAGTCAGGAAAATT GTGCTGGCAACCAACATAGCAGAGACGAGCATCACAATCAGTGATGTCATGTTTGTAAttgactctgggaaagtaaaaGAG AAAATGTACGACAGCTTGACCGGCACAACCCTCCTCAAGACAACGTGGGTGAGCCGCGCCAACGCCATTCAGCGCAAGGGCCGTGCAGGCCGTACCCGTCCAGGAGGTGTCTGTTTCCACATGATCAGTCGACCCCGGTTCAGGGCACTGGCGCTTTTCCAGCAACCGGAGCTGCTGCGACTTCCGTTGCAAGAACTCTGCCTCCAGGCCAAGCTGCTGGCACCACCCAATGTTCCTATCGCTGATTTCTTAGCCAGGGCACCGGATCCCCCAGCATTTTTGGTCACACGGGCAGCAGTGACATTGTTAAAG ACCATAGATGCATTGGACCCTTGGGAAGAGCTGACAGAAATGGGACTTCACCTGTTGGACCTACCCATTGAACCCAACCTGGGAAAGATGGTACTCTATGCAGTGGTGCTCAAATGTTTGGACCCTGTTCTCACTATTGTCTGTGGCCTATCAGTAAAAGATCCAT TTGTATTGCCAGCACAACCGGGTCAAAAGAGGGCAGCCGCAATATCCAGGAGGAGGTTTGCAGCTGACACTTACAGTGATCACATGGCCCTGCTTAGGGCTTTTCAG GGATGGCAAAAAGCTCGCGGTGACAACATAGAGCAGCAGTTCTGCGAGCGTCACTTTATATCTGCGTCAACCATGGCCACAATCTTGCGCGTTCGAGGACAGCTCTTGGGCCAGCTGAGGGCCTCGGGGTTCGTTCGTGCTCGAGGAGGTGGCGACATCCGTGACCTCAACGCCAACTCCGACAATTGGGCTGTCATCAAGGCAGCCCTCTGTGCTGGGTCCTATCCCAACCTTCTGAGGGTAGATCGTGAACGGCAGCAACTTATAGCTCA GCGAGCCTGCAAGGTTCGGTTCCACACCCGCTCTACACTTTCTCACACACCAAACTCTGCCCACGGCGGGAACGTCGCATCACGGGCAGCAACCGTGGCTGCACTCCCTTCCGACTGGCTCATCTACGGGGAGATGACAAGGGTGGGACCAGCTGCATACGCGCACGTGTGCACTTTAGTGTCACCACTAACAGTTGCCCTCTTTGCGGGTCCACTACGTCTACCCCTCGATGCCCTGCATGAGACACAGCATG GAAGGCTGGACGGACTCGCGGAAGAGAGTGACagcgaagaagaggaagaattAGACATCCAGAAGTCCATCCTTAAACTCGATGACTGGGTCTCCTTCAAAGTGGAGCCCGAA AGCGGGCGCCTAGCGCTGCAGCTGCGCCAGAAACTGCAGGCACTGTTCCTTCGGCGCATGCACGCACCCGCAAAGCCCTGGTCGCAGGTCGACGAAGCGGTTGTGCGTTCTGTGGTCGGCGTTCTCACGGCTGAAGAGCAGTCCCAGGGCATCCCTCAACCACCCCTTGGCATCGGTCAAAGGCCTCGGCCGATGGCACCCGACTTCGGTTCTTCACCGGTGGGTTCGCCAGACTCCGCACTTCTTGAGATGGAGTCGCGGAGACCAATCCGGCGTCCCGATTCCGGAACCAGTCCCACGTCGTCGTCTCGGGGATCTTCAGCAGCGACCACGCCAAGCAGGGGGCATTCAGAAAAAG GTACTTCGAGGTGCTCGGACGAACGTTCGGACACATCGTCTCTCCGCTCTGGGGGCAGTGGCCCAATGAGTCCCTGCTTCAGCCCTGGTGCTGGCTGGAGGGCTTCGGGGAGCAAGCGCTTCTACGTCGTGAAAGCTGGTTCGCAGAGGGCAGTGGACACGTCTGTTGCTACGGGACTGTGGTCATTTGGCCCTGGGACCGATAGGAAGCTTCAGTGGGCTCTGAAG GAGGGAAAGGAGGTTTTCCTGGTGTACTCTGTACAAGGAAGCGGGCATTTCCATGGGTATGCAAGACTGCTGGGACCTGCTTCTACCCTCCAGTGGCAAGCAGATGCCTATGGTGGTAGCTCTGGTCGCTGCTACTTCATTGAGTGGTGTCGCAG GTTCAATTTGCCATTCCAGAGTACACGCCACCTGATCAATGCTTGGAATGAGAATCGCAAGGTACAAGTtagcagggatgggcag GAGCTAGAACCAGGCGTAGGCGAAGCATTGTGTAGACTCTGGGACGACATTCCGCAAGCCGTTCCACGACCCCAGGTCGCCAACCGTTGA
- the LOC135388818 gene encoding 3'-5' RNA helicase YTHDC2-like isoform X1, which produces MTRRGKRNVCVGEEFRIATTLALQKFRQTEEPKELEFPSSFTAEERAFIHRLCISLNLKSKSRGKGSNRYLTAYKKEGSTIVQADAGFSMGGLARQHALLLLQKFPVNARERQDLLPPTERERVLGQETRDVNRTTGRLSSGIPQVPPRCENSPLTSFRQSLPIWQYKDLIVAAVAQHQVVLVVGETGCGKTTQVPQYLLERHAEAGQPCRMICTEPRRLATVAVSERIAVERNEKLGQTVGYQIRLENRVSPKTLLTVCTNGILLRTLMGGDASMATVTHVIVDEVHERDRFSDFLLIVLRDLLPKFRNLKVVLMSATVDVQQFVKYFGGCPVIEIPTRTHEVKTYFLEDVLRLTNYMSQAMQNNKVSLQRAQTQKQQLAKWCSESASNSSVAPESGGGGGGGATSVPPGSQQRESLNSSHSKCVEDHAHLTSEMDEALHNAWISGTDEAFSQLLYYIMSENVSVDHQHSETSASALMLAAGRGKVEVLEELLALGASTTARASNDWTAFDWAQHFHQKEAAEVLMANMLTSQCGLSSLEPAVAVSEHDMSEADRDLLDLYHHSFDDDNTDLDLIMCLLQKVHMSSEEGAVLVFLAGYDDIISLKEKILSDNKVFSNDKRYVLYVLHSNIQCSEQRLVFNPTAPGVRKIVLATNIAETSITISDVMFVIDSGKVKEKMYDSLTGTTLLKTTWVSRANAIQRKGRAGRTRPGGVCFHMISRPRFRALALFQQPELLRLPLQELCLQAKLLAPPNVPIADFLARAPDPPAFLVTRAAVTLLKTIDALDPWEELTEMGLHLLDLPIEPNLGKMVLYAVVLKCLDPVLTIVCGLSVKDPFVLPAQPGQKRAAAISRRRFAADTYSDHMALLRAFQGWQKARGDNIEQQFCERHFISASTMATILRVRGQLLGQLRASGFVRARGGGDIRDLNANSDNWAVIKAALCAGSYPNLLRVDRERQQLIAQRACKVRFHTRSTLSHTPNSAHGGNVASRAATVAALPSDWLIYGEMTRVGPAAYAHVCTLVSPLTVALFAGPLRLPLDALHETQHGRLDGLAEESDSEEEEELDIQKSILKLDDWVSFKVEPESGRLALQLRQKLQALFLRRMHAPAKPWSQVDEAVVRSVVGVLTAEEQSQGIPQPPLGIGQRPRPMAPDFGSSPVGSPDSALLEMESRRPIRRPDSGTSPTSSSRGSSAATTPSRGHSEKDPFFAMVAGTSRCSDERSDTSSLRSGGSGPMSPCFSPGAGWRASGSKRFYVVKAGSQRAVDTSVATGLWSFGPGTDRKLQWALKEGKEVFLVYSVQGSGHFHGYARLLGPASTLQWQADAYGGSSGRCYFIEWCRRFNLPFQSTRHLINAWNENRKVQVSRDGQELEPGVGEALCRLWDDIPQAVPRPQVANR; this is translated from the exons GAAAGGTTCCAATCGGTATTTAACAGCCTACAAGAAGGAAGGTTCCACAATAGTTCAAGCTGATGCAGGATTCTCAATGGGAGGTCTCGCACGGCAGCATGCTCTGTTGCTGCTGCAAAAGTTTCCAGTGAATGCGAGGGAGAGGCAAGACCTACTGCCACCAACCGAGCGTGAGAGAGTCCTGGGCCAAGAAA CGCGAGACGTAAATCGTACCACCGGGCGACTGAGCAGTGGAATTCCGCAAGTGCCCCCACGGTGTGAGAACTCGCCGTTGACGTCATTTCGTCAGAGCCTCCCTATTTGGCAGTACAAAGATCTCATAGTGGCAGCTGTGGCTCAACACCAAGTTGTGCTGGTTGTTGGAGAGACAGGCTGTGGGAAGACTACGCAG GTACCACAATATCTGCTGGAGCGTCATGCTGAGGCTGGTCAGCCGTGCCGTATGATCTGTACAGAACCGAGGAGGTTGGCCACAGTGGCAGTGTCGGAAAGAATTGCGGTGGAACGAAACGAAAAATTAGGGCAGACTGTCGGATACCAGATTCGTCTGGAGAACAG GGTTTCCCCGAAGACATTGTTGACTGTCTGTACAAACGGTATTCTGCTGCGAACATTAATGGGTGGAGATGCAAGCATGGCCACTGTAACTCATGTGATTGTG GATGAAGTCCACGAACGAGATCGCTTCAGCGACTTCCTGCTCATCGTGCTGAGAGATCTCCTTCCCAAATTTCGTAACCTCAAGGTCGTGCTAATGTCAGCGACTGTCGACGTTCAACAGTTTGTCAAATACTTTGGCGGGTGCCCGGTTATTGAGA TCCCAACAAGAACTCACGAAGTGAAGACTTACTTTCTGGAAGATGTACTCCGTTT AACCAATTATATGAGCCAAGCCATGCAGAACAATAAGGTGAGCCTGCAGAGAGCACAGACACAGAAGCAGCAGCTGGCAAAGTGGTGCTCCGAGAGTGCAAGCAATTCCTCCGTTGCGCCCGAgtctggaggaggaggaggaggaggagctaCATCTGTGCCTCCTGGCAGCCAACAG CGCGAGTCCCTGAACTCTTCGCACTCCAAGTGTGTTGAGGATCATGCTCACCTTACCTCGGAAATGGATGAAGCACTTCACAATGCCTGGATCTCTGGAACGGATGAAGCTTTCTCTCAACTGCTCTATTATATCATGTCAGAAAATGTCTCAG TCGACCACCAGCACAGCGAGACGAGTGCTTCGGCTCTAATGCTTGCTGCTGGAAGGGGCAAGGTCGAAGTTCTGGAAGAACTCTTAGCACTGGGTGCCAGCACAACAGCACGTGCATCCAATGACTGGACAGCTTTTGACTGGGCACAACACTTCCATCAGAAGGAAGCTGCGGAGGTTCTCATGGCCAACAT GCTGACAAGCCAGTGTGGCCTCTCGAGCCTCGAACCCGCAGTTGCAGTGTCAGAGCACGACATGAGTGAGGCAGACCGTGACTTGCTGGACCTCTACCACCACAGCTTTGATGATGATAACACTGACCTGGACCTGATCATGTGCCTCTTACAGAAGGTTCACATGAGCAGTGAAGAAG GTGCTGTCTTGGTCTTCCTGGCTGGCTATGACGACATAATCAGCCTCAAAGAGAAAATCTTGTCCGATAACAAGGTGTTCTCGAATGACAAAAG ATACGTACTGTACGTGCTTCACTCAAACATTCAATGTTCTGAGCAGCGTCTTGTCTTCAATCCAACTGCACCAGGAGTCAGGAAAATT GTGCTGGCAACCAACATAGCAGAGACGAGCATCACAATCAGTGATGTCATGTTTGTAAttgactctgggaaagtaaaaGAG AAAATGTACGACAGCTTGACCGGCACAACCCTCCTCAAGACAACGTGGGTGAGCCGCGCCAACGCCATTCAGCGCAAGGGCCGTGCAGGCCGTACCCGTCCAGGAGGTGTCTGTTTCCACATGATCAGTCGACCCCGGTTCAGGGCACTGGCGCTTTTCCAGCAACCGGAGCTGCTGCGACTTCCGTTGCAAGAACTCTGCCTCCAGGCCAAGCTGCTGGCACCACCCAATGTTCCTATCGCTGATTTCTTAGCCAGGGCACCGGATCCCCCAGCATTTTTGGTCACACGGGCAGCAGTGACATTGTTAAAG ACCATAGATGCATTGGACCCTTGGGAAGAGCTGACAGAAATGGGACTTCACCTGTTGGACCTACCCATTGAACCCAACCTGGGAAAGATGGTACTCTATGCAGTGGTGCTCAAATGTTTGGACCCTGTTCTCACTATTGTCTGTGGCCTATCAGTAAAAGATCCAT TTGTATTGCCAGCACAACCGGGTCAAAAGAGGGCAGCCGCAATATCCAGGAGGAGGTTTGCAGCTGACACTTACAGTGATCACATGGCCCTGCTTAGGGCTTTTCAG GGATGGCAAAAAGCTCGCGGTGACAACATAGAGCAGCAGTTCTGCGAGCGTCACTTTATATCTGCGTCAACCATGGCCACAATCTTGCGCGTTCGAGGACAGCTCTTGGGCCAGCTGAGGGCCTCGGGGTTCGTTCGTGCTCGAGGAGGTGGCGACATCCGTGACCTCAACGCCAACTCCGACAATTGGGCTGTCATCAAGGCAGCCCTCTGTGCTGGGTCCTATCCCAACCTTCTGAGGGTAGATCGTGAACGGCAGCAACTTATAGCTCA GCGAGCCTGCAAGGTTCGGTTCCACACCCGCTCTACACTTTCTCACACACCAAACTCTGCCCACGGCGGGAACGTCGCATCACGGGCAGCAACCGTGGCTGCACTCCCTTCCGACTGGCTCATCTACGGGGAGATGACAAGGGTGGGACCAGCTGCATACGCGCACGTGTGCACTTTAGTGTCACCACTAACAGTTGCCCTCTTTGCGGGTCCACTACGTCTACCCCTCGATGCCCTGCATGAGACACAGCATG GAAGGCTGGACGGACTCGCGGAAGAGAGTGACagcgaagaagaggaagaattAGACATCCAGAAGTCCATCCTTAAACTCGATGACTGGGTCTCCTTCAAAGTGGAGCCCGAA AGCGGGCGCCTAGCGCTGCAGCTGCGCCAGAAACTGCAGGCACTGTTCCTTCGGCGCATGCACGCACCCGCAAAGCCCTGGTCGCAGGTCGACGAAGCGGTTGTGCGTTCTGTGGTCGGCGTTCTCACGGCTGAAGAGCAGTCCCAGGGCATCCCTCAACCACCCCTTGGCATCGGTCAAAGGCCTCGGCCGATGGCACCCGACTTCGGTTCTTCACCGGTGGGTTCGCCAGACTCCGCACTTCTTGAGATGGAGTCGCGGAGACCAATCCGGCGTCCCGATTCCGGAACCAGTCCCACGTCGTCGTCTCGGGGATCTTCAGCAGCGACCACGCCAAGCAGGGGGCATTCAGAAAAAG ACCCATTTTTCGCCATGGTGGCAGGTACTTCGAGGTGCTCGGACGAACGTTCGGACACATCGTCTCTCCGCTCTGGGGGCAGTGGCCCAATGAGTCCCTGCTTCAGCCCTGGTGCTGGCTGGAGGGCTTCGGGGAGCAAGCGCTTCTACGTCGTGAAAGCTGGTTCGCAGAGGGCAGTGGACACGTCTGTTGCTACGGGACTGTGGTCATTTGGCCCTGGGACCGATAGGAAGCTTCAGTGGGCTCTGAAG GAGGGAAAGGAGGTTTTCCTGGTGTACTCTGTACAAGGAAGCGGGCATTTCCATGGGTATGCAAGACTGCTGGGACCTGCTTCTACCCTCCAGTGGCAAGCAGATGCCTATGGTGGTAGCTCTGGTCGCTGCTACTTCATTGAGTGGTGTCGCAG GTTCAATTTGCCATTCCAGAGTACACGCCACCTGATCAATGCTTGGAATGAGAATCGCAAGGTACAAGTtagcagggatgggcag GAGCTAGAACCAGGCGTAGGCGAAGCATTGTGTAGACTCTGGGACGACATTCCGCAAGCCGTTCCACGACCCCAGGTCGCCAACCGTTGA